TTTTCGTAAAGCGGAAAATCCCCTGGTGGGAGGCAGCCTCGGGAGGGGGGCTGATCGGTTTCGTGCTTTTCATGTTTCTGCGTGACGGCCTCCAGACGCCCCAGCCGCTCGGCTTGGTGGATGTGGCAGGGGCACTGCTCTACTTCATAGGATCTTATCTCGGAACTGCATCTGAGTATTCACGGCATATCTGGAAAGCCCTTCCCGGGAACAAAGGACACCTCTACACGGGAGGCTTATTCAAGTACTGCCGGCATATCAATTATTTCGGCGATCTGCTTCTCTTCAGTGGCTTGGCCGTCCTCACTCGGCAACTGTGGGCGGGCATCGTGCCTGTGGCCATGGGCTTGAACTTCGCTTTCGTTCTGATCCCGGCTCATGACGCCTATCTCGCGATGCGATACGGCGGTGCGTTCGAGGACTATGCACGGCGGACGAAGAAGCTGGTGCCACTTCTCTATTGAGGCACGACGAAGTGCCCGTGCCCTCAACAGGGAATACTCGCAGCAAATTCGGCATCGGGGTTCCGAACCCTCGGTTTGAACTCTTTGAGCGATTGGAGTACTTCCGTGATCTCCATCTGAAGGATTTTGCTGATGAACACCAAAGTGGAAAACCCTTCTGCCGACAACCAGCCCAACCTCCAGGCGGGCATTGCCGCGCGGTTTGCACAAGTGGCGGGCATGTTCCTCTTGCAGGCAGTTATTCTTTTTCTCTCTGCCGGCCGCCTCGACTGGCTTTGGGCGTGGGTCTATTTGGCGATCTGCCTCGTGAGTGTAGCAATCAACGGCACGATCATGCTTCGTGCCAGTCCCGAGACCATCGCTGAGCGCGGCCGCCCAAGCAAGCAAACAAAGGATTGGGACAAGGTCGTGGCCGGCCTCTGGAGTTTGATCCTATTTCTTGCGGTTCCGCTGGTCGCGGGCCTGGATATGCGTTTCGGTTGGACGCGCGAGCTTAGCGCGAGTTGGAACTTCGCGGGCGCCGTCCTGCTGGCGGGTGGATTGGCCCTTGCCGGCTGGGCGATGCTCGCCAATGCGTTTTTTTCAACCGCTGTGCGCATTCAAAGCGACCGCGGCCAGACCGTGTGCCGCAGCGGGCCCTATAGGTTTGTGAGGCACCCCGGCTATGCGGGATTCATTCTCCAATCACTCGGCACTCCGCTCGTGTTCGGTTCGCGGTGGGCGCTAATTCCCGGCCTGGTGGCCGCGGTGCTTATGATTCTCCGGACGGCTTTGGAGGATCGCATGCTTCAAGCCGAATTGGGTGGCTACCGGGATTTTGTTCACGAAGTCCGTTACCGCCTCGTTCCCGGTATTTGGTGAGGAGGTTGACTCATCGCTTTCCTGAATACTGCAGGAGAATCAGCGCATGCGTGAGACGTTAGCATTTTCTCTCGGCACGCTTTGCTTGGTGCTATTCTCATGGCGCACGTTCCGCCATCCCGGCTCGCATGGCTTCTACCGATTCTTTGCAGCAGAGGCGATGCTGGCGTTGATCATCACGAATGCTGCGGTGTGGTTTCATGATCCGCTCAGGCCGCGGCAACTCGTCTCCTGGCTCCTGCTTTTCGCCGCGCTCGTGCTGGCGGTGCACGGCTTCGTGTTGCTGCATCGCCGTGGCAAGCCAAATGCAGACCAAGAAAACAATGCGGATTTTGTATTTGAAAAGACGACCACCTTGATTCGCAGCGGTGCCTACAAGTATATCCGCCACCCGCTTTACACGTCGCTACTGTTACTGACTTGGGGCGCGCTTCTGAAGCATGTCACTCTCGTGGCATTGTCGCTCGCGGCATGTGCCACCGCGTTTCTGGTTGCTACTGCGCTTGCGGAAGAGCAGGAGAATCTCGCCCGGTTTGGTGAAGCATACGCCACCTACTCAAGGACGACAAAGCGGTTCATTCCATTTTTGGTATGAAGATGAGCAACAAGAGAATCGTCATTCTTGGCGGCTACGGTAACACCGGCAGCCTCATTGCCAGGTATCTGCTGCAGGAAGCCACTTGCGAGTTGGTCCTCGCGGGCAGGAACAGAAGCAGAGCTGAGCAGCTCGCGCTTGAGCTGAACCGTCAATCTCAAGGCCGGCGCGTCTCCGGCGCGTTTGCCAATGCCGCGGAAGAGGTGAGTCTCACCCGCGTTTTCGCGGGCGCGGATTTGGTCGTCGTTGCTTCGAGTACAACCCCATTCACCCAGCCCATCGCCGCGGCAGCGCTGGCGTCGCGGTGCGACTACTTTGACATTCAGTTTTCCCATGCCAAGATTGACTACTTGAAATTTATCGAGAATGACATTCGATCGGCCGGGCTTTGCTTCATCACCGACGGCGGTTTTCATCCCGGCCTGCCGGCGGTCATGATTCGCCATATCGCTGAAGAATTCGACCGGCTTCAAATAGCGCGTGTCGGCAGCGTTATCAAAATCAACTGGCGGGATTTGTCACTGGGCGATGATACGTTCGCGGAGTTGATCGAATTCATGAATGATTTCTCCGGCGCGGTTTTCCAAAAGGGCAAATGGCAAAAGGTGCGCTGGCTCGGCATGTTTGACACGATTTGGATGGATTTTGATGCGCCGTTTGGAAAGAGTTACTGTGTGCCGATGCCGATTGAAGAGATCACCAGCTTGCCCGCAATGTACCCCGGCCTGCAAGACACCGGCTTTTATGTTGGCGGTTTCAACTGGTTTGTTGATTGGCTCGTCTTTCCGTTCATTTGGCCGTTGTACAAGTTGTTGGGCAAGCGCAGCGTCAAACCGCTCGGCAAGGTTTTGGGTTGGGGCTTGCGAAATTTTTCCCAGCCTCCCTTTGGCACTCGGCTGAAAGTGGAAGCTGCCGGCCTGAAAGACGGCAGGAAAAAATCGCACAGCCTGCTGCTATCGCATGCCGACGGCTACGCTTTCACCGCGATTCCGGTGGTCGCGACCCTGCTGCAATACCTGGGTGAAGCAGGCCGCAAACCCGGCTTGTGGACGCAGGCGCATTTCGTGGAGCCAAAGCAGATGATCAAGGACATGCAGAGAATGGGCATTGTGCTCACTGAATCCGGTTTGGAATAGGCCAATGGTTTTGCCCCAAATCGTTTTGCCTTTTTGAAAAGTTAGCCGCATTGGGCGGCATGCCTGCTTGGTTTGCAGGCTGGAAGTCCGCGCTACGATTTCGGAGATCATCGCATGTCTACCAAACCTCGTGCAAAACTGATCGATGTAACCGTCGAAAACGTCGCCGAGAAGGGTTTCTTCTGCTACATGAGCAAGCCCAAAGCCGAAGGCTATCAGCGAAAATTGAACTGGCTCAAAGCGCGCTTCGCGGAAGGCATGCGCATCAAAATGTACGAGCTGCCGCAACGCGGCTTCATCGAATACATTCCCGGCGATTACGCCTGGCGCACTGTCGAGGCCAAAGGCTACATGTTCATTCACTGCCTCTGGGTGGTGGGCAGGAGCAAAGACCAGGGCCTCGGCGGGCGTTTGCTCAAGGCATGCATCAAAGATGCCCGCGAAGCCGGCATGCACGGCGTGGCCATGCTCACCAGCGAAGGCAATTGGCTGGCCGGCAAAGAACTGCTGCTCCAATATGGCTTCAAATCAGTTGCGCAAGCCCCGCCGGTATTTGACTTGATGGTGATGAAATTTGATCATGCGCCAGTGCCGACTCTTTTGGACGATTGGGGCAAAAAAGCGGAGCAATATGCGCACGAGCTTACCGTATTTCGCTCGGATCAATGTCCTTATATCGATGATGCCGCTAAAACCGTCCTGAACGCGGCAAAAAAACTTGGCCTTGAAAGCCGCGTTGTGGAATTGAAAACCTGTGATGAGGTCAGAAATTTATCGCCTTCGCCTTACGGGGTGTTTAGCATCGTGTACAATGGCAGATTGCTGTCATCTTACTATCTGTTGGAAAAAGAATTGTTGAAACGGTTGGAAGAATTTAAAAGGAGTCACTATGAAAGGTAAAACCGCAAGTTTTGTGTTCTTGGGAGTCTGTGTCATTCTCGCTGCTCTGTTGCTTACCAAGACGATCACTCCCATTCAGAGCGGAACGGTTTTCGCCATAGCTCTCGTTCTGCTGGGCGCAATCTCTGGTGGGTTTCGAAAGAAGTAAGCGTAGGCTGTTCGCTTGATCCCATTAGAAGCTGACTCCGCCAAATTCAAAACGGAATAATGCTCGCGAGAAAAACGTATGGAATCAACACAGAACAATGGCCGCAAGCTTCTCCTGATTCGACTAGTCCACACGCTGATTTGGGCATTCTTTGTGTTCGTCATCGGCTACATTCTGTATGCGGGAGTTTTTGATAAGATTGGGGTTTTGGTTTGGAGTGCCATTGGCTTGATCATTTTGGAGGGCATTGTTTTGCAGCTCAACAACGGGAGTTTCCCGTTGACTCCCATCGCTGCGCGATACACCAGCACGAGAGATGATAACTTTGATATTTTTTTGCCAAAATGGTTGGCCAAGAACAATAAGATCATATTCAGTTCGATTTGGCTCCTGGGTGTAGCCATCGTCATATACCGAGTGTTATTGAGTTTTGCATAAGTAATAGGAAATTGACAGTTTTTTGATTATATTAAGAGGCATGAGACCTTATGGAGCTG
This genomic stretch from bacterium harbors:
- a CDS encoding GNAT family N-acetyltransferase translates to MSTKPRAKLIDVTVENVAEKGFFCYMSKPKAEGYQRKLNWLKARFAEGMRIKMYELPQRGFIEYIPGDYAWRTVEAKGYMFIHCLWVVGRSKDQGLGGRLLKACIKDAREAGMHGVAMLTSEGNWLAGKELLLQYGFKSVAQAPPVFDLMVMKFDHAPVPTLLDDWGKKAEQYAHELTVFRSDQCPYIDDAAKTVLNAAKKLGLESRVVELKTCDEVRNLSPSPYGVFSIVYNGRLLSSYYLLEKELLKRLEEFKRSHYER
- a CDS encoding DUF1295 domain-containing protein, which produces MSHIKRKLQFQGEKSPSFAPKSAIISWYLICVVGATWLAFSAPNEADRSVNFGRQVALLAGVFIYMARAAITLFVFVKRKIPWWEAASGGGLIGFVLFMFLRDGLQTPQPLGLVDVAGALLYFIGSYLGTASEYSRHIWKALPGNKGHLYTGGLFKYCRHINYFGDLLLFSGLAVLTRQLWAGIVPVAMGLNFAFVLIPAHDAYLAMRYGGAFEDYARRTKKLVPLLY
- a CDS encoding isoprenylcysteine carboxylmethyltransferase family protein; translated protein: MRETLAFSLGTLCLVLFSWRTFRHPGSHGFYRFFAAEAMLALIITNAAVWFHDPLRPRQLVSWLLLFAALVLAVHGFVLLHRRGKPNADQENNADFVFEKTTTLIRSGAYKYIRHPLYTSLLLLTWGALLKHVTLVALSLAACATAFLVATALAEEQENLARFGEAYATYSRTTKRFIPFLV
- a CDS encoding isoprenylcysteine carboxylmethyltransferase family protein; the encoded protein is MNTKVENPSADNQPNLQAGIAARFAQVAGMFLLQAVILFLSAGRLDWLWAWVYLAICLVSVAINGTIMLRASPETIAERGRPSKQTKDWDKVVAGLWSLILFLAVPLVAGLDMRFGWTRELSASWNFAGAVLLAGGLALAGWAMLANAFFSTAVRIQSDRGQTVCRSGPYRFVRHPGYAGFILQSLGTPLVFGSRWALIPGLVAAVLMILRTALEDRMLQAELGGYRDFVHEVRYRLVPGIW
- a CDS encoding saccharopine dehydrogenase NADP-binding domain-containing protein, producing MSNKRIVILGGYGNTGSLIARYLLQEATCELVLAGRNRSRAEQLALELNRQSQGRRVSGAFANAAEEVSLTRVFAGADLVVVASSTTPFTQPIAAAALASRCDYFDIQFSHAKIDYLKFIENDIRSAGLCFITDGGFHPGLPAVMIRHIAEEFDRLQIARVGSVIKINWRDLSLGDDTFAELIEFMNDFSGAVFQKGKWQKVRWLGMFDTIWMDFDAPFGKSYCVPMPIEEITSLPAMYPGLQDTGFYVGGFNWFVDWLVFPFIWPLYKLLGKRSVKPLGKVLGWGLRNFSQPPFGTRLKVEAAGLKDGRKKSHSLLLSHADGYAFTAIPVVATLLQYLGEAGRKPGLWTQAHFVEPKQMIKDMQRMGIVLTESGLE